Genomic window (Triticum aestivum cultivar Chinese Spring unplaced genomic scaffold, IWGSC CS RefSeq v2.1 scaffold11626, whole genome shotgun sequence):
AGCAGGTTGTCTCATAACCACCTTACTGAGCATCACTGTTAGCCAGTTCCATGAGCTGATCGCCCCATTTCCCATGGCAAATCCTACACAAGGTCGTTCCTCTTCCATCCTGCTAGCATCTGGACGCCAGGCACCTCAACAGGCCGTCCTCCTCTGGGCTGCTCCACAGTTCGTGTCAAAGTGTGGGCTACATCATGGAAAAAGAAAGCCTCCTCGCTGCAGCTTCGCCTGCTCGGCCTCCGGGATTCCTTCCACCGAACCACGTACGTTGCTCtgtttcttctctctgatttctgCTCCATCTGGTAAGGAAGGAGTAAGAGTCCGTAGCTTTGCTTGGGTGGACTTTTCTATTTTTCTTAAGCTACTTTCGATGCAGATTCGCATGGATGCACATATAATTCTTCTCTGTTTACCAATGCCTGAAACTTATACTTGTGGTTGGGATTGCTAATTTATCTATTTGTACTTCTAGAGTTAGGCCGTCTAATTGATTTGTTTCATACTGCTCTCCTTTCGCCGAACAGCCTATGTTGAGGAGATGT
Coding sequences:
- the LOC123177056 gene encoding 9-beta-pimara-7,15-diene synthase, chloroplastic-like; its protein translation is CLITTLLSITVSQFHELIAPFPMANPTQGRSSSILLASGRQAPQQAVLLWAAPQFVSKCGLHHGKRKPPRCSFACSASGIPSTEPPYVEEMLARENARTRNTERKARIRKHLEKPEFSPSAYDTAWVAMVPLPDTNRQAPCFPQCVEWILQNQH